The Falco rusticolus isolate bFalRus1 chromosome 5, bFalRus1.pri, whole genome shotgun sequence genome has a segment encoding these proteins:
- the CHRM2 gene encoding muscarinic acetylcholine receptor M2 isoform X2, translating to MNNSTYINSSTENVMALESPYKTVEVVFIVLVAGSLSLVTIIGNILVMVSIKVNRHLQTVNNYFLFSLACADLIIGIFSMNLYTLYTVIGYWPLGPVVCDLWLALDYVVSNASVMNLLIISFDRYFCVTKPLTYPVKRTTKMAGMMIAAAWVLSFILWAPAILFWQFIVGGRTVPDGDCYIQFFSNAAVTFGTAIAAFYLPVIIMTVLYWQISRASKSRIKKGKKEAAQNQDTVSPSLVQGKIVKPNNNNLPTSGDGLEHSKIQNGKTTGETVTENCVQGEEKESSNDSTSVSVVASNMKEDEAAKDASQASASQDHLKAENSKLTCIRIVTKSQKSDCCAPTNTTVEIVGTNGEEKQNSVARKIVKMTKQPAKKKPPPSREKKVTRTILAILLAFIITWTPYNVMVLINSFCTSCIPGTVWTIGYWLCYINSTINPACYALCNATFKKTFKHLLMCHYKNIGATRFHFPSE from the exons atgaaTAACTCAACATATATAAACTCTTCCACTGAAAATGTGATGGCTTTGGAGAGCCCCTATAAAACTGTTGAGGTGGTCTTCATCGTCCTGGTAGCAGGGTCTCTTAGTCTAGTCACCATAATTGGCAACATCCTGGTCATGGTGTCGATCAAAGTCAACAGGCACCTGCAGACTGTCAACAACTATTTCCTGTTCAGCTTGGCTTGCGCTGACTTGATCATCGGCATCTTTTCCATGAACCTGTACACCCTCTACACTGTGATAGGCTACTGGCCCTTGGGGCCTGTGGTGTGTGACCTCTGGCTGGCTCTTGACTATGTGGTCAGCAATGCCTCTGTAATGAACCTCCTCATTATCAGCTTTGACAGATACTTCTGTGTCACCAAACCTCTGACATATCCTGTAAAGCGGACCACTAAGATGGCAGGCATGATGATTGCAGCTGCATGGGTGCTGTCCTTCATTCTGTGGGCCCCTGCAATTCTCTTCTGGCAGTTCATTGTGGGAGGAAGGACTGTCCCAGATGGAGATTGCTACATCcagtttttttctaatgctgcTGTCACTTTTGGTACTGCCATTGCAGCTTTCTATTTGCCTGTTATCATCATGACTGTCCTTTACTGGCAAATCTCTCGAGCCAGTAAGAGTCGgataaagaaagggaaaaaggaagctGCCCAAAACCAAGATACAGTTTCCCCCAGCCTTGTCCAAGGTAAAATAGTGAAACCAAACAATAACAACCTCCCAACCAGTGGGGATGGGTTGGAGCACAGCAAAATTCAGAATGGAAAAACCACTGGAGAGACTGTGACGGAGAACTGTGTTcaaggggaggagaaggagagctCCAATGACTCCACCTCTGTCAGTGTGGTTGCTTCCAACATGAAAGAGGATGAAGCTGCCAAAGATGCCAGCCAGGCTTCCGCATCCCAAGACCATCTCAAAGCAGAGAACTCCAAGCTGACGTGCATCAGGATAGTCACCAAGTCCCAAAAGAGTGACTGCTGTGCACCCACCAACACTACCGTGGAGATTGTAGGCACCAACggggaggagaagcagaatAGTGTAGCACGGAAAATCGTCAAGATGACAAAGCAGCCAGCCAAAAAGAAACCACCTCCTtctagagagaaaaaagtgaCAAGGACTATTTTGGCTATCCTCCTGGCCTTCATCATCACCTGGACCCCATACAACGTGATGGTGCTCATCAACAGCTTCTGCACATCCTGCATCCCCGGCACTGTGTGGACCATAGGTTATTGGCTTTGCTATATCAACAGCACCATCAACCCTGCTTGCTATGCCCTCTGCAATGCTACTTTCAAGAAGACGTTTAAGCACCTTCTTATGTGTCATTACAAGAATATAGGAGCTacaag GTTTCACTTCCCTTCTGAGTGA
- the CHRM2 gene encoding muscarinic acetylcholine receptor M2 isoform X3 yields the protein MNNSTYINSSTENVMALESPYKTVEVVFIVLVAGSLSLVTIIGNILVMVSIKVNRHLQTVNNYFLFSLACADLIIGIFSMNLYTLYTVIGYWPLGPVVCDLWLALDYVVSNASVMNLLIISFDRYFCVTKPLTYPVKRTTKMAGMMIAAAWVLSFILWAPAILFWQFIVGGRTVPDGDCYIQFFSNAAVTFGTAIAAFYLPVIIMTVLYWQISRASKSRIKKGKKEAAQNQDTVSPSLVQGKIVKPNNNNLPTSGDGLEHSKIQNGKTTGETVTENCVQGEEKESSNDSTSVSVVASNMKEDEAAKDASQASASQDHLKAENSKLTCIRIVTKSQKSDCCAPTNTTVEIVGTNGEEKQNSVARKIVKMTKQPAKKKPPPSREKKVTRTILAILLAFIITWTPYNVMVLINSFCTSCIPGTVWTIGYWLCYINSTINPACYALCNATFKKTFKHLLMCHYKNIGATR from the coding sequence atgaaTAACTCAACATATATAAACTCTTCCACTGAAAATGTGATGGCTTTGGAGAGCCCCTATAAAACTGTTGAGGTGGTCTTCATCGTCCTGGTAGCAGGGTCTCTTAGTCTAGTCACCATAATTGGCAACATCCTGGTCATGGTGTCGATCAAAGTCAACAGGCACCTGCAGACTGTCAACAACTATTTCCTGTTCAGCTTGGCTTGCGCTGACTTGATCATCGGCATCTTTTCCATGAACCTGTACACCCTCTACACTGTGATAGGCTACTGGCCCTTGGGGCCTGTGGTGTGTGACCTCTGGCTGGCTCTTGACTATGTGGTCAGCAATGCCTCTGTAATGAACCTCCTCATTATCAGCTTTGACAGATACTTCTGTGTCACCAAACCTCTGACATATCCTGTAAAGCGGACCACTAAGATGGCAGGCATGATGATTGCAGCTGCATGGGTGCTGTCCTTCATTCTGTGGGCCCCTGCAATTCTCTTCTGGCAGTTCATTGTGGGAGGAAGGACTGTCCCAGATGGAGATTGCTACATCcagtttttttctaatgctgcTGTCACTTTTGGTACTGCCATTGCAGCTTTCTATTTGCCTGTTATCATCATGACTGTCCTTTACTGGCAAATCTCTCGAGCCAGTAAGAGTCGgataaagaaagggaaaaaggaagctGCCCAAAACCAAGATACAGTTTCCCCCAGCCTTGTCCAAGGTAAAATAGTGAAACCAAACAATAACAACCTCCCAACCAGTGGGGATGGGTTGGAGCACAGCAAAATTCAGAATGGAAAAACCACTGGAGAGACTGTGACGGAGAACTGTGTTcaaggggaggagaaggagagctCCAATGACTCCACCTCTGTCAGTGTGGTTGCTTCCAACATGAAAGAGGATGAAGCTGCCAAAGATGCCAGCCAGGCTTCCGCATCCCAAGACCATCTCAAAGCAGAGAACTCCAAGCTGACGTGCATCAGGATAGTCACCAAGTCCCAAAAGAGTGACTGCTGTGCACCCACCAACACTACCGTGGAGATTGTAGGCACCAACggggaggagaagcagaatAGTGTAGCACGGAAAATCGTCAAGATGACAAAGCAGCCAGCCAAAAAGAAACCACCTCCTtctagagagaaaaaagtgaCAAGGACTATTTTGGCTATCCTCCTGGCCTTCATCATCACCTGGACCCCATACAACGTGATGGTGCTCATCAACAGCTTCTGCACATCCTGCATCCCCGGCACTGTGTGGACCATAGGTTATTGGCTTTGCTATATCAACAGCACCATCAACCCTGCTTGCTATGCCCTCTGCAATGCTACTTTCAAGAAGACGTTTAAGCACCTTCTTATGTGTCATTACAAGAATATAGGAGCTacaaggtaa
- the CHRM2 gene encoding muscarinic acetylcholine receptor M2 isoform X1: MNNSTYINSSTENVMALESPYKTVEVVFIVLVAGSLSLVTIIGNILVMVSIKVNRHLQTVNNYFLFSLACADLIIGIFSMNLYTLYTVIGYWPLGPVVCDLWLALDYVVSNASVMNLLIISFDRYFCVTKPLTYPVKRTTKMAGMMIAAAWVLSFILWAPAILFWQFIVGGRTVPDGDCYIQFFSNAAVTFGTAIAAFYLPVIIMTVLYWQISRASKSRIKKGKKEAAQNQDTVSPSLVQGKIVKPNNNNLPTSGDGLEHSKIQNGKTTGETVTENCVQGEEKESSNDSTSVSVVASNMKEDEAAKDASQASASQDHLKAENSKLTCIRIVTKSQKSDCCAPTNTTVEIVGTNGEEKQNSVARKIVKMTKQPAKKKPPPSREKKVTRTILAILLAFIITWTPYNVMVLINSFCTSCIPGTVWTIGYWLCYINSTINPACYALCNATFKKTFKHLLMCHYKNIGATSFLVQGTKTEYQRKL; the protein is encoded by the exons atgaaTAACTCAACATATATAAACTCTTCCACTGAAAATGTGATGGCTTTGGAGAGCCCCTATAAAACTGTTGAGGTGGTCTTCATCGTCCTGGTAGCAGGGTCTCTTAGTCTAGTCACCATAATTGGCAACATCCTGGTCATGGTGTCGATCAAAGTCAACAGGCACCTGCAGACTGTCAACAACTATTTCCTGTTCAGCTTGGCTTGCGCTGACTTGATCATCGGCATCTTTTCCATGAACCTGTACACCCTCTACACTGTGATAGGCTACTGGCCCTTGGGGCCTGTGGTGTGTGACCTCTGGCTGGCTCTTGACTATGTGGTCAGCAATGCCTCTGTAATGAACCTCCTCATTATCAGCTTTGACAGATACTTCTGTGTCACCAAACCTCTGACATATCCTGTAAAGCGGACCACTAAGATGGCAGGCATGATGATTGCAGCTGCATGGGTGCTGTCCTTCATTCTGTGGGCCCCTGCAATTCTCTTCTGGCAGTTCATTGTGGGAGGAAGGACTGTCCCAGATGGAGATTGCTACATCcagtttttttctaatgctgcTGTCACTTTTGGTACTGCCATTGCAGCTTTCTATTTGCCTGTTATCATCATGACTGTCCTTTACTGGCAAATCTCTCGAGCCAGTAAGAGTCGgataaagaaagggaaaaaggaagctGCCCAAAACCAAGATACAGTTTCCCCCAGCCTTGTCCAAGGTAAAATAGTGAAACCAAACAATAACAACCTCCCAACCAGTGGGGATGGGTTGGAGCACAGCAAAATTCAGAATGGAAAAACCACTGGAGAGACTGTGACGGAGAACTGTGTTcaaggggaggagaaggagagctCCAATGACTCCACCTCTGTCAGTGTGGTTGCTTCCAACATGAAAGAGGATGAAGCTGCCAAAGATGCCAGCCAGGCTTCCGCATCCCAAGACCATCTCAAAGCAGAGAACTCCAAGCTGACGTGCATCAGGATAGTCACCAAGTCCCAAAAGAGTGACTGCTGTGCACCCACCAACACTACCGTGGAGATTGTAGGCACCAACggggaggagaagcagaatAGTGTAGCACGGAAAATCGTCAAGATGACAAAGCAGCCAGCCAAAAAGAAACCACCTCCTtctagagagaaaaaagtgaCAAGGACTATTTTGGCTATCCTCCTGGCCTTCATCATCACCTGGACCCCATACAACGTGATGGTGCTCATCAACAGCTTCTGCACATCCTGCATCCCCGGCACTGTGTGGACCATAGGTTATTGGCTTTGCTATATCAACAGCACCATCAACCCTGCTTGCTATGCCCTCTGCAATGCTACTTTCAAGAAGACGTTTAAGCACCTTCTTATGTGTCATTACAAGAATATAGGAGCTacaag CTTTCTTGTCCAGGGCACAAAGACTGAATATCAAAGGAAGTTGTAA